One window of the Amycolatopsis mediterranei genome contains the following:
- a CDS encoding cellulose binding domain-containing protein — protein sequence MHNVVPETRSPVGFRSARRLLAGALVVLVPAAVAVVAGAPASPAAPAAATTTWRNAEIAGGGFVPGIVFNQTEPGLVYARTDIGGAYRWNTATGRWLPLLDSVGWTDWGHNGVVSLATDPVDPNRVYVAAGMYTNSWDPNPGAILRSADRGATWQAAALPFKLGGNMPGRGMGERLAIDPNRNSVLYLGAPSGNGLWRSTDSGVTWAKVTAFPNPGNYAPDPNDTTGYSSDNEGVTWVTFDPSTGTRGATTQTIYVGVADKQNTVYRSTDGGTTWARLAGQPTGFLAHKGVVDPAGGYLYLATSDTGGPYDGAKGDVWKYAIKTGTWTRISPIPSDSSDDYFGYSGLTIDRQHPNTLMVATQVSWWPDVIFFRSTDGGATWTRIWDFSSYPDRSLRYTQDVSSVPWLTFGVQAAPPVPSPKLGWMTESVEIDPFDSNHLLYGTGATVYGTSDLTKWDSGGKITIKPVVGGLEETAVLDLISPPSGAPLLSGLGDIGGFRHDSLDAVPATMYTQPVFTTTTSLDYAELSPATIVRVGTLDRSARPNDNRIAFSTDGGKNWFQGAEPGGNAGGGTVAAAADGSRFVWSPDGANVSYSAGFGSSWTASTGIPAGAVVESDRVDPKRFYGFAAGKFYVSTDGGAKFTATAATGLPAGSAHFKAMPGVAGDVWLAGGSGTVYGLWHSTDSGASFTKLANVAEADNIGFGKAAPGRTYAALYTIAEIDGVRGIFRSDDAGASWTRINDDRHQYGNIGAALTGDPRVYGRVYVGTNGRGVIVGESGGSEPPPPTSTTPTTTTTTPTTTTTPTTTTTPVPSGSCTAAYTVTNQWQGGFQASVKVGNTGTAAVSGWTVTWTYADGQRVTQAWNAQVTQNGAAVTALDAGWNKTIPGGGSAEFGFTGSSGMVNSRPSSISLNGRACTTS from the coding sequence GTGCACAACGTCGTGCCAGAAACTCGTTCCCCCGTCGGGTTCCGCTCAGCGAGACGGCTGCTCGCCGGCGCGCTCGTCGTGCTCGTGCCCGCCGCCGTCGCGGTCGTCGCGGGCGCACCGGCTTCCCCGGCCGCACCGGCGGCCGCCACGACGACGTGGCGCAACGCGGAGATCGCCGGCGGCGGATTCGTCCCCGGGATCGTCTTCAACCAGACCGAACCGGGGCTCGTCTACGCCCGCACCGACATCGGCGGGGCGTACCGGTGGAACACCGCCACCGGCCGCTGGCTCCCGCTGCTCGACTCGGTCGGCTGGACCGACTGGGGCCACAACGGCGTCGTCAGCCTGGCCACCGATCCGGTCGACCCGAACCGGGTCTACGTCGCCGCCGGGATGTACACCAACAGCTGGGACCCGAACCCCGGCGCGATCCTGCGGTCGGCCGACCGCGGCGCCACCTGGCAGGCGGCCGCGCTGCCGTTCAAGCTCGGCGGCAACATGCCCGGCCGCGGCATGGGCGAGCGGCTCGCCATCGACCCGAACCGCAACAGCGTCCTCTACCTCGGCGCGCCGAGCGGAAACGGGCTGTGGCGCAGCACGGACTCCGGCGTCACCTGGGCTAAGGTCACCGCCTTCCCCAACCCGGGCAACTACGCGCCCGACCCGAACGACACCACGGGCTACTCCAGCGACAACGAGGGCGTCACCTGGGTGACGTTCGACCCGTCGACCGGCACCCGCGGCGCCACCACGCAGACGATCTACGTCGGCGTCGCGGACAAGCAGAACACCGTCTACCGCAGCACCGACGGCGGCACGACGTGGGCGCGGCTGGCCGGCCAGCCCACCGGGTTCCTGGCGCACAAGGGTGTCGTCGACCCGGCCGGCGGCTACCTCTACCTCGCGACCAGCGACACCGGCGGCCCCTACGACGGCGCGAAGGGCGACGTCTGGAAGTACGCCATCAAGACCGGGACGTGGACGCGGATCAGCCCGATCCCGTCGGACAGCTCCGACGACTACTTCGGCTACAGCGGGTTGACGATCGACCGGCAGCACCCGAACACGCTGATGGTCGCCACCCAGGTGTCGTGGTGGCCGGACGTGATCTTCTTCCGCAGCACCGACGGCGGCGCCACCTGGACCCGGATCTGGGACTTCTCCAGCTACCCCGACCGGTCGCTGCGCTACACGCAGGACGTCTCCTCGGTGCCGTGGCTGACCTTCGGCGTCCAAGCCGCTCCCCCGGTGCCCTCGCCGAAGCTCGGCTGGATGACCGAGTCGGTGGAGATCGACCCCTTCGACTCGAACCACCTGCTCTACGGCACGGGCGCGACCGTCTACGGCACGTCCGACCTCACGAAGTGGGACAGCGGCGGGAAGATCACGATCAAACCGGTCGTCGGCGGCCTCGAAGAGACCGCGGTGCTGGACCTGATCAGCCCGCCGTCGGGCGCGCCCCTGCTGTCCGGCCTCGGTGACATCGGCGGGTTCCGGCACGACAGCCTCGACGCGGTCCCGGCCACCATGTACACGCAGCCTGTGTTCACCACGACCACCAGCCTGGATTACGCCGAGCTGTCGCCGGCGACGATCGTGCGCGTGGGCACGCTGGACCGGTCCGCGCGGCCGAACGACAACCGGATCGCCTTCTCCACCGACGGCGGGAAGAACTGGTTCCAGGGCGCGGAGCCGGGCGGGAACGCCGGCGGCGGCACGGTGGCCGCGGCCGCCGACGGCAGCCGGTTCGTCTGGAGCCCGGACGGCGCGAACGTCAGCTACTCCGCCGGCTTCGGCTCGTCGTGGACGGCGTCGACGGGCATCCCGGCCGGCGCGGTGGTCGAGTCCGACCGGGTCGACCCGAAGCGGTTCTACGGGTTCGCGGCGGGCAAGTTCTACGTCAGCACCGACGGCGGCGCGAAGTTCACCGCGACCGCGGCCACCGGGCTGCCGGCCGGGTCGGCGCACTTCAAGGCGATGCCGGGGGTGGCCGGGGACGTCTGGCTGGCCGGCGGCTCCGGCACTGTGTACGGCCTGTGGCACTCCACTGATTCCGGTGCGTCCTTCACGAAACTGGCGAACGTCGCCGAAGCCGACAACATCGGGTTCGGCAAGGCCGCTCCCGGGCGGACGTATGCCGCGTTGTACACGATCGCCGAGATCGATGGCGTGCGCGGGATCTTCCGCTCGGACGACGCGGGAGCTTCGTGGACGCGGATCAACGACGACCGGCACCAGTACGGCAACATCGGGGCGGCGCTGACCGGCGATCCGCGCGTGTACGGCCGGGTGTACGTGGGGACGAACGGCCGCGGCGTGATCGTGGGCGAATCCGGGGGCAGCGAGCCACCGCCGCCGACGAGCACCACGCCGACCACCACGACCACGACTCCGACGACCACCACCACGCCCACGACGACCACCACGCCGGTGCCGTCGGGGTCCTGCACGGCGGCCTACACGGTCACCAACCAGTGGCAGGGCGGGTTCCAGGCCTCGGTGAAGGTGGGCAACACCGGCACCGCCGCGGTGAGCGGGTGGACGGTGACGTGGACCTACGCCGACGGGCAGCGGGTGACCCAGGCGTGGAACGCGCAGGTCACCCAGAACGGCGCGGCGGTGACGGCGCTGGACGCGGGCTGGAACAAGACCATCCCCGGGGGCGGCAGCGCGGAGTTCGGGTTCACCGGGAGTTCGGGGATGGTGAACTCCCGGCCGAGCTCGATCTCGCTCAACGGGCGGGCCTGCACGACGTCCTGA
- a CDS encoding zinc-dependent alcohol dehydrogenase family protein gives MKFFSLPRPGAELVLAERDVPEPGPGQVLVRLRGWAVNARDLMILKGFYPKPVKPDVIPLSDGAGEVVAVGDGVRAWTTGDRVAATYFPDWLAGPGTPEKTVDDLGGTLDGVLAEYAVFAEDALVAIPAHLGYAEAATLPSAGVTAWRAVVEEGRLTPGQTVLTLGSGGLSTFALQFAALGGAHVVSTSGSDEKLERLRALGAAETLNHATTPEWGAAVAGLTGGGVDHVVDVGGGGTIGQSMLAARYGGHVSVAGVLTHEGAADPILVLVKQLTLRGLTNASRETFQAMNTAIERTGLKPVIDRRFAFDEVAGAFAHLESRTHIGKIVLESA, from the coding sequence GTGAAGTTCTTTTCCCTGCCCCGCCCCGGCGCCGAACTCGTCCTGGCCGAGCGGGACGTTCCCGAGCCCGGTCCCGGCCAGGTCCTGGTCCGGCTGCGCGGGTGGGCGGTCAACGCCCGCGACCTGATGATCCTCAAGGGGTTCTACCCGAAGCCGGTGAAGCCGGACGTGATCCCGCTGTCCGACGGCGCGGGCGAGGTGGTCGCGGTCGGCGACGGGGTGCGCGCCTGGACCACCGGTGACCGGGTGGCGGCCACCTACTTCCCGGACTGGCTGGCCGGTCCCGGCACGCCGGAGAAGACCGTGGACGACCTGGGCGGCACGCTCGACGGCGTGCTCGCGGAGTACGCGGTCTTCGCCGAGGACGCCCTGGTCGCGATCCCCGCGCACCTCGGCTACGCCGAAGCCGCCACGCTGCCCAGCGCCGGCGTCACGGCCTGGCGTGCCGTCGTCGAGGAAGGCCGGCTGACGCCGGGGCAGACCGTGCTCACCCTCGGCAGCGGCGGCCTGTCCACGTTCGCCCTGCAGTTCGCCGCGCTCGGCGGCGCCCACGTCGTCTCGACGTCCGGCTCGGACGAGAAGCTCGAGCGGCTGCGGGCGCTCGGCGCCGCCGAGACGCTCAACCACGCGACCACCCCGGAGTGGGGAGCCGCGGTGGCCGGCCTGACCGGCGGCGGTGTCGACCACGTCGTCGACGTCGGTGGCGGCGGCACGATCGGCCAGTCGATGCTCGCCGCGCGGTACGGTGGGCACGTCAGCGTCGCCGGCGTCCTGACCCACGAAGGCGCCGCCGACCCGATCCTGGTGCTGGTCAAGCAGCTGACGCTGCGTGGCCTCACGAACGCCTCCCGCGAGACGTTCCAGGCGATGAACACCGCGATCGAGCGGACCGGCCTCAAGCCGGTGATCGACCGCCGGTTCGCCTTCGACGAGGTGGCCGGGGCGTTCGCGCACCTGGAGTCCCGGACCCACATCGGGAAGATCGTGCTGGAGAGCGCCTGA
- a CDS encoding HAD family hydrolase — protein sequence MSGFEKLRVVALDCDGVLIDDTYLAMIARFVTEHGGRYDAAAERDVIGLRDLVVAEKITRLCGLDQPAELTLKQLWAARQDYLAEHPIRVAAGARDGLEALAKLPVRLVCYGGRTREHTFDHHLGDFADLLDPEVPYVSINEHRPGVEHITRTVLGVAFDEIVFVDDVSRVAEDARAHGAGFVGFPSSPAHARQREFMAACGVRHFATSLAGLTPELLATVDGELAASTHWPR from the coding sequence GTGAGCGGCTTCGAAAAGCTGCGCGTGGTCGCGCTCGACTGCGACGGCGTACTCATCGACGACACCTACCTGGCCATGATCGCCCGGTTCGTCACCGAGCACGGCGGGCGGTACGACGCCGCGGCCGAGCGGGACGTCATCGGGCTGCGCGACCTCGTCGTCGCCGAAAAGATCACCCGCCTCTGCGGTCTGGACCAGCCGGCCGAGCTGACGCTGAAGCAGCTGTGGGCCGCGCGGCAGGACTACCTGGCCGAGCACCCGATCCGGGTGGCCGCGGGCGCGCGGGACGGCCTGGAGGCGCTGGCGAAGCTCCCCGTGCGGCTGGTCTGCTACGGCGGCCGGACCCGCGAGCACACCTTCGACCACCACCTCGGTGACTTCGCGGACCTCCTGGATCCCGAGGTGCCGTACGTGAGCATCAACGAGCACCGCCCGGGCGTCGAGCACATCACGCGGACCGTGCTCGGCGTCGCCTTCGACGAGATCGTCTTCGTCGACGACGTCAGCCGGGTCGCCGAGGACGCCCGCGCGCACGGCGCCGGCTTCGTCGGGTTCCCGTCGAGCCCCGCCCACGCGCGGCAGCGGGAGTTCATGGCCGCCTGCGGTGTCCGCCACTTCGCCACGTCGCTCGCCGGGCTCACCCCGGAATTGCTGGCGACCGTCGACGGCGAGCTCGCGGCTTCGACACACTGGCCGCGTTGA
- a CDS encoding carboxymuconolactone decarboxylase family protein translates to MSDLQQQDRSASFAQGLKLIQQLGGADRPAVLDLFESIGEAEFGEQCVGFIYGDVYHRPGLALPERQLATVAALTALGYAGSQLQFHAKAALNVGCTRRQLIEAVIHVSSFAGFPATLNALTALKAAFDGLPDEEPAPAEEVAEVPWAGIEDRYERGLAAMRAVDGEAGEQVAAGLRDIAPDLAVSIVEFTFGEIYSRPHLSLRHREIVTIAACVALGTALPQLKVHVHGLLNVGGTEQEVVETVLHLAFYCGFPAALNAIAAVREVFAQR, encoded by the coding sequence ATGTCCGACCTGCAACAGCAGGACCGCTCCGCGTCCTTCGCCCAGGGCCTGAAACTCATCCAGCAGCTCGGCGGGGCCGACCGGCCGGCCGTGCTGGACCTGTTCGAGAGCATCGGGGAGGCCGAGTTCGGCGAGCAGTGCGTCGGGTTCATCTACGGCGACGTCTACCACCGGCCCGGCCTGGCGCTGCCGGAGCGGCAGCTGGCGACCGTCGCCGCGCTCACCGCCCTCGGCTACGCCGGTTCGCAGCTGCAGTTCCACGCCAAGGCCGCGCTGAACGTCGGCTGCACCCGCCGTCAGCTGATCGAGGCGGTGATCCACGTCAGCTCCTTCGCCGGGTTCCCGGCCACGCTCAACGCCCTGACGGCGCTGAAGGCGGCCTTCGACGGCCTGCCCGACGAGGAGCCGGCGCCGGCCGAGGAGGTCGCCGAAGTGCCGTGGGCGGGCATCGAGGACCGCTACGAGCGCGGCCTGGCGGCGATGCGGGCCGTCGACGGCGAGGCGGGGGAGCAGGTCGCCGCGGGACTGCGGGACATCGCTCCGGACCTGGCCGTCTCCATCGTCGAATTCACCTTCGGCGAGATCTACAGCCGGCCGCACCTGAGCCTGCGCCACCGCGAGATCGTCACGATTGCGGCCTGCGTCGCCCTGGGCACCGCGCTGCCGCAGCTGAAGGTGCACGTCCACGGGCTGCTCAACGTCGGCGGGACCGAGCAGGAAGTCGTGGAGACCGTGCTGCACCTGGCGTTCTACTGCGGCTTCCCGGCCGCGCTCAACGCCATCGCGGCCGTGCGGGAAGTGTTCGCGCAGCGGTGA
- a CDS encoding AfsA-related hotdog domain-containing protein, which translates to MAPHDVSCPKTPCAAWAFEGHTRRDVVVVADRFAQFAREDRVFTLSGLLAMLGSGGPVAPGCHWIVHFGQGIDATDGELLETACEKSEGTVCLADPAAVRRPSEPPVVVHKSRPENVLLAGVHSPAPAHCRAELRIHRDNELVLDHHTGEHVQGIVIIEAMRQICIAQFETAIRPGLTPAAYAGVWKRIDLSFQDFLFPLPATVESLIVESDLDRETNLKFRATTSVRQQGRTVATAGIEYSMIAQGRVGTLERRKAGQATRAYLG; encoded by the coding sequence GTGGCACCGCACGACGTCTCGTGCCCGAAGACCCCGTGCGCGGCCTGGGCGTTCGAGGGGCACACCCGGCGGGACGTCGTCGTGGTCGCCGACCGCTTCGCGCAGTTTGCCCGCGAGGACCGGGTGTTCACGCTGTCGGGCCTGCTGGCCATGCTCGGCTCCGGCGGTCCGGTGGCGCCGGGCTGCCACTGGATCGTCCACTTCGGCCAGGGCATCGACGCGACCGACGGCGAGCTGCTCGAAACCGCGTGCGAGAAGAGCGAAGGGACCGTGTGCCTCGCGGACCCGGCCGCGGTCCGGCGGCCGTCCGAACCGCCCGTCGTCGTCCACAAGAGCCGGCCGGAGAACGTCCTGCTCGCCGGCGTGCACAGCCCGGCACCCGCGCACTGCCGGGCCGAGCTGCGGATCCACCGCGACAACGAGCTGGTCCTCGACCACCACACCGGCGAGCACGTGCAGGGCATCGTGATCATCGAGGCGATGCGGCAGATCTGCATCGCGCAGTTCGAGACCGCGATCCGCCCCGGGCTCACCCCGGCGGCGTACGCCGGGGTGTGGAAGCGGATCGACCTGTCCTTCCAGGACTTCCTGTTCCCGCTCCCGGCCACGGTCGAGTCGCTGATCGTCGAATCCGACCTCGACCGGGAGACCAACCTCAAGTTCCGCGCCACGACGTCGGTGCGCCAGCAGGGGCGCACCGTGGCCACCGCCGGCATCGAGTACTCGATGATCGCGCAGGGGCGCGTCGGCACCCTCGAACGCCGCAAGGCAGGCCAGGCCACCCGGGCCTACCTCGGCTGA
- a CDS encoding cellulose-binding domain-containing protein — protein MNRFAGALAALCLAAAGTTAIVVAGPATAAPACSVAYRVNQWQSGYTADITVTNGATAASSWTLTWHYAGNQSVTSAWNATVRQSGTAVTAQSLSYNGALPAGGSVSFGLQGTYSGTNDTPTDFALNGVSCGDPAPPTTTTPTTSTTPTTPTTTPTTTTSGPPPAGCAGAAICDDFEQQTGSTPGGRWTVGAANCSGTGTVAVDTSVAHSGGRSVKVTGQGGYCNHAFLGTSLTGVGSSHLFGRFWVRHTTALPTGHVAFMALRDTADNGRDLRAGGQNRALQWNRESDDATLPAQSPAGVAQSVPLATGTWSCFEFEVDGGAGQLRTWLNSTAVPGLVVDGVPTPDIDQQWLNRAWHPALIDLRLGWESYAGDADTLWFDDVAVGTSRIGC, from the coding sequence ATGAACAGGTTCGCCGGCGCCTTGGCCGCGCTCTGCCTCGCCGCGGCGGGCACCACCGCGATCGTCGTGGCCGGTCCGGCCACCGCCGCGCCCGCGTGCTCGGTCGCCTACCGCGTCAACCAGTGGCAGAGCGGGTACACCGCCGACATCACGGTGACCAACGGCGCCACCGCGGCCTCCTCCTGGACGCTCACCTGGCACTACGCGGGGAACCAGTCCGTGACGTCCGCGTGGAACGCCACCGTCCGCCAGAGCGGGACCGCGGTCACCGCGCAGAGCCTGTCCTACAACGGCGCGCTGCCCGCCGGCGGCTCGGTCTCCTTCGGCCTCCAGGGCACCTACAGCGGGACGAACGACACGCCCACGGACTTCGCGCTCAACGGCGTCTCGTGCGGCGACCCCGCTCCCCCGACCACGACCACGCCGACCACCTCCACGACGCCGACGACGCCCACCACCACCCCGACCACGACGACGTCCGGGCCGCCGCCCGCCGGCTGTGCGGGTGCCGCGATCTGCGACGACTTCGAACAGCAGACCGGCAGCACCCCGGGCGGCCGCTGGACCGTCGGCGCGGCCAACTGCTCGGGCACCGGCACGGTCGCCGTCGACACCTCGGTCGCGCACTCGGGCGGCCGCTCGGTCAAGGTCACCGGCCAGGGCGGCTACTGCAACCACGCCTTCCTCGGCACCAGCCTCACCGGTGTCGGCTCGTCCCACCTCTTCGGCCGGTTCTGGGTCCGGCACACGACGGCGCTGCCCACCGGGCACGTCGCCTTCATGGCCCTGCGCGACACCGCCGACAACGGCCGGGACCTGCGGGCCGGCGGGCAGAACCGGGCGCTGCAGTGGAACCGCGAGTCCGACGACGCGACGCTGCCCGCGCAGAGCCCGGCCGGGGTGGCCCAGAGCGTCCCGCTGGCCACCGGCACCTGGTCCTGCTTCGAGTTCGAGGTCGACGGCGGCGCGGGCCAGCTGCGGACGTGGCTGAACTCCACCGCGGTACCCGGGCTCGTCGTCGACGGCGTCCCGACCCCCGACATCGACCAGCAGTGGCTCAACCGGGCCTGGCACCCGGCCCTGATCGACCTGCGGCTCGGCTGGGAGAGCTACGCCGGCGACGCCGACACGCTGTGGTTCGACGACGTCGCCGTCGGCACTTCGCGGATCGGCTGCTGA
- the mgrA gene encoding L-glyceraldehyde 3-phosphate reductase, protein MSPFAAAEDRYADMPYRRAGRSGLKLPAVSLGLWHNFGDDKPLDVQRAVLRRAFDLGVTHFDLANNYGPPPGSAEAGFGRHFAADFRPYRDEILVSSKAGYLMWDGPYGEWGSRKNLLASLDQSLARTGLDYFDIFYSHRPDPETPIEETMGALDTAVRSGKALYAGISNYSPEQTEAALAALRELGTPLLIHQPRYSMLDRWVEDGLLDTLDEHGVGSIAYSPLSQGLLTDRYLEGIPADSRAAGASPFLTSDRLTEDTLATVRALNDIAERRGQTLAQLAIAWVLRRGRVTSALIGASSVAQLENTVAATANLDFTDEELAEIEKVLGR, encoded by the coding sequence ATGTCGCCTTTCGCCGCGGCTGAAGACCGATACGCGGACATGCCCTACCGGCGGGCCGGGCGCAGCGGGCTGAAGCTGCCCGCCGTGTCGCTCGGCCTGTGGCACAACTTCGGGGACGACAAGCCCCTCGACGTCCAGCGCGCCGTGCTGCGCCGGGCGTTCGACCTCGGCGTGACGCACTTCGACCTGGCCAACAACTACGGCCCGCCGCCCGGCTCGGCCGAGGCCGGCTTCGGGCGGCACTTCGCCGCCGACTTCCGCCCGTACCGCGACGAGATCCTGGTGTCGTCCAAGGCGGGCTACCTGATGTGGGACGGCCCGTACGGCGAGTGGGGCTCCCGCAAGAACCTCCTGGCGAGCCTCGACCAGAGTCTGGCCCGCACCGGGCTGGACTACTTCGACATCTTCTATTCGCACCGGCCGGACCCGGAGACGCCGATCGAGGAGACGATGGGTGCGCTCGACACCGCGGTCCGCTCGGGGAAGGCGCTGTACGCGGGGATCTCGAACTACTCGCCCGAGCAGACCGAAGCCGCGCTCGCCGCGTTGCGGGAGCTGGGCACGCCGCTGCTGATCCACCAGCCGCGGTATTCGATGCTGGACCGCTGGGTCGAAGACGGCCTGCTCGACACCCTGGACGAGCACGGCGTCGGCTCGATCGCGTACTCGCCGCTGAGCCAGGGCCTGCTGACCGACCGCTACCTCGAGGGCATCCCGGCCGACTCCCGTGCGGCCGGCGCCAGCCCGTTCCTGACCAGCGACCGGCTGACCGAAGACACCCTGGCGACCGTCCGCGCGCTGAACGACATCGCCGAGCGGCGCGGGCAGACGCTGGCCCAGCTGGCCATCGCCTGGGTCCTGCGCCGCGGCCGCGTCACCTCCGCGCTGATCGGCGCGAGCAGCGTCGCCCAGCTGGAGAACACCGTCGCGGCCACCGCGAACCTCGATTTCACCGACGAGGAGCTGGCCGAGATCGAGAAGGTCCTCGGCCGGTAG
- a CDS encoding AGE family epimerase/isomerase, whose product MDSPSSVPAWVRAEPARLLGFARGAVHPAGGFAWLDDAGRPVLDRPVETWITCRMTHVFALASLRGADTGEQVAHGVAALTGLLRDAEHGGWYASTAVAEKRAYEHAFVVLAAASAAAAGAEGARPLLAEALEVVEHRFWEPSAGLVADVWDRGWTRLEDYRGANANMHTVEAFLAAADVTGDAVWAARALSIVERLVHGEARAHGWLLPEHYDPDWRVRLEFNRGEPAHPFRPFGATIGHLFEWARLAVHLGRALGAAAPPWLLPDAAALFEAGVRYGWAVDGRPGFVYTTDFAGTPVVRTRLHWVVTEAMAAAWTLHRETGDPAYLARFEEWCAHAEACFVDRELGSWHHELDPDNRPAATVWAGKPDVYHAYQATLLPDLPPAASFAGAVITRG is encoded by the coding sequence GTGGACAGTCCGTCTTCGGTTCCCGCCTGGGTGCGGGCCGAACCCGCCCGGCTGCTCGGGTTCGCCCGCGGCGCGGTGCACCCGGCCGGGGGGTTCGCCTGGCTCGACGACGCCGGGCGGCCGGTGCTCGACCGGCCCGTCGAGACCTGGATCACCTGCCGGATGACGCACGTCTTCGCGCTCGCGTCGCTGCGGGGCGCCGACACCGGCGAGCAGGTCGCGCACGGCGTCGCGGCGCTCACCGGGCTGCTTCGGGACGCCGAGCACGGCGGCTGGTACGCCTCGACGGCGGTGGCCGAAAAGCGGGCTTACGAGCACGCGTTCGTCGTGCTGGCGGCCGCGAGCGCGGCCGCGGCCGGTGCCGAAGGCGCCCGGCCGCTGCTGGCCGAGGCGCTCGAAGTCGTCGAACACCGGTTCTGGGAGCCCTCGGCCGGGCTCGTCGCCGACGTCTGGGACCGCGGCTGGACGCGCCTGGAGGACTACCGCGGCGCCAACGCCAACATGCACACCGTGGAGGCCTTCCTGGCCGCCGCCGACGTCACCGGCGACGCGGTGTGGGCGGCGCGTGCACTGTCCATTGTGGAGCGCCTGGTCCACGGCGAAGCCCGCGCGCACGGCTGGCTCCTCCCTGAGCACTACGACCCGGACTGGCGCGTCCGGCTGGAGTTCAACCGCGGCGAACCCGCCCACCCGTTCCGCCCGTTCGGGGCGACCATCGGGCACCTCTTCGAATGGGCGCGGCTGGCCGTCCACCTCGGACGGGCGCTCGGGGCCGCCGCGCCGCCGTGGCTGCTGCCCGACGCGGCCGCGCTGTTCGAGGCGGGCGTGCGGTACGGCTGGGCCGTCGACGGACGGCCGGGGTTCGTCTACACGACCGACTTCGCCGGGACGCCGGTGGTGCGCACCCGGCTGCACTGGGTGGTCACCGAGGCGATGGCCGCGGCGTGGACGCTGCACCGGGAAACCGGTGACCCGGCCTACCTCGCCCGCTTCGAGGAATGGTGCGCGCACGCCGAAGCCTGCTTCGTCGACCGCGAACTCGGTTCGTGGCACCACGAACTCGACCCGGACAACCGTCCCGCCGCGACGGTGTGGGCCGGCAAGCCGGACGTCTACCACGCCTACCAGGCGACCCTGCTGCCGGACCTGCCGCCCGCGGCGTCGTTCGCCGGCGCGGTGATCACCCGCGGCTAG
- a CDS encoding lytic polysaccharide monooxygenase gives MTRRRSTILAAVTVLLASLTAILLNTGTAEAHGAMMKPGSRTFLCWQDGLSSTGEIKPINPACAAAVGVSGANSLYNWFAVLRSDGAGRTRGFIPDGKLCSGGNPNYAGFDGVGAWPLTHLTSGAQFDFSYNAWAAHPGWFYTYVTKDGWNPNQPLTWDSLEDQPFLTVDHPPVTGQVGTVDGQYKWSGALPSNKSGRHIIYSVWKRSDSAETFYGCSDVTFDGGHGEVTGVKDPGTGTTTTPTTPTTPTTPTTPTTPTTPTTPTTPTTPTTPAGSCMAMYEITNTWSGGYQATVTVMNHGTRPFTSWQAGWTLPAGQTIASVWNGTLSQSGSAVTVRNANWNGSVAADGTTTFGLVVNTTGGSAAPSPTCQGT, from the coding sequence GTGACCAGGAGACGAAGTACCATCCTCGCCGCCGTCACCGTGCTGCTGGCGAGCCTGACCGCCATCCTGCTGAACACCGGCACGGCCGAGGCGCACGGCGCCATGATGAAGCCGGGCAGCCGGACCTTCCTGTGCTGGCAGGACGGGCTCAGCTCGACCGGCGAGATCAAGCCCATCAACCCGGCCTGCGCGGCCGCCGTGGGCGTCAGCGGTGCCAATTCGCTGTACAACTGGTTCGCCGTGCTGCGGTCCGACGGCGCCGGGCGCACGCGGGGGTTCATCCCCGACGGGAAGCTGTGCTCCGGCGGGAACCCGAACTACGCGGGCTTCGACGGCGTCGGCGCGTGGCCGCTGACCCACCTCACCTCCGGGGCCCAGTTCGACTTCTCCTACAACGCGTGGGCCGCGCACCCGGGCTGGTTCTACACGTACGTGACGAAGGACGGGTGGAACCCGAACCAGCCGCTCACCTGGGACTCGCTGGAGGACCAGCCGTTCCTGACGGTGGACCACCCACCGGTGACCGGGCAGGTCGGCACGGTGGACGGCCAGTACAAGTGGAGCGGTGCGCTGCCGTCGAACAAGTCGGGCCGGCACATCATCTACTCGGTGTGGAAGCGCTCGGACAGCGCCGAGACGTTCTACGGCTGCTCGGACGTCACCTTCGACGGCGGGCACGGCGAGGTCACCGGTGTGAAGGACCCGGGCACCGGCACGACGACCACGCCCACGACCCCGACGACACCCACCACCCCGACGACACCGACGACTCCCACCACACCCACGACGCCCACCACGCCGACCACCCCGACGACCCCGGCGGGCTCGTGCATGGCGATGTACGAAATCACCAACACCTGGAGCGGCGGTTACCAGGCCACGGTGACGGTGATGAACCACGGCACCAGGCCGTTCACGAGCTGGCAGGCCGGGTGGACCCTGCCCGCGGGCCAGACGATCGCCAGCGTGTGGAACGGCACGCTGAGCCAGTCCGGTTCGGCGGTCACGGTCCGCAACGCCAACTGGAACGGCTCCGTCGCGGCCGACGGCACGACCACCTTCGGGCTGGTCGTCAACACCACCGGAGGCAGCGCGGCGCCGTCGCCGACGTGCCAGGGCACCTGA